The DNA window ATGGGAATCAGCCCCGGAATGACGATGGCATTAAAGATAAGAGCCGATAGGATGGCGCTGTAAGGCGTTGTCAGCTTCATGATGTTCAGCATATTCATCTGGGGAATCACAAGCTGGAACATGGCCGGAATGATGGCAAAATACTTGGCAATGTCGTTCGCAATTGAAAATGTGGTAAGCGAGCCCCGGGTAATCAGAAGCTGTTTTCCAATCTCCACCACCTCCAGAATCTTGGTCGGATCGGAATCCAGGTCCACCATGTTGGCCGCCTCTTTGGCCGCCTGGGTGCCGGAGTTCATGGCAATTCCCACATCCGCCTGGGCCAGGGCCGGCGCGTCATTGGTGCCGTCTCCCGTCATTGCCACAATTTTACCCTGGGCCTGTTCTTTTTTGATCTCGGTAATCTTGTCTTCCGGCTTACACTCCGCGATAAAACCGTCCACTCCGGCCTCCCTTGCGATTGTCGCCGCCGTCAGCGGATTATCACCGGTACACATAATCGTTTTGATTCCAATCTCCCTGAGTCTGGCAAACCGCTCCACCAGCCCCGGCTTCACTGTGTCTTTCAAATAAATCACTCCGTAAATCCGGTTGTCCACGCAGACCGTCAGAGGCGTACCTCCCAGTTTCGATATACTCTCCACGATTCCACCCAGATCCGGCGGCACCGCGCCTCCCCTGTCTGTTACAAACTCCCTGACGGCCTCGCCCGCTCCCTTTCTCAGTTTCACGCCGTTCTCTAAATCCACGCCCGACATTTTCGTCTGGGCGGTAAATTCGATGAAGTTCATCTTTTCACCGTTATTTTTGTCCGTCTTAGCACCCATCTTCCGCCCCAGTTCCACGATGGATTTCCCCTCCGGCGTATCGTCCTCCAGGGAGGCCAGAACGGAGAAGTCCATCAGTTCCTGTTTGGAAACACCCGAGACCGGGTAGAAATCGGCTGCAAGCCTGTTTCCAAAGGTGATTGTTCCCGTTTTATCAAGAATCATCGTGTCCACGTCGCCGCAGGCCTCCACCGCCTTGCCCGACATGGCAATGACGTTAAAACGCGTCACACGGTCCATACCCGCAATGCCGATGGCCGACAAAAGGCCGCCGATCGTGGTGGGAATCAGACACACCATCAGTGCAATCAAGGTAGCCACCGGAATGTGGACCCCAGAGTAAACGGCGAAAGGATAGAGGGCCACGATGACAAACAGGAAAATGATTGTAAGACCGACTAAAAGTGTATTGAGAGCCATCTCATTCGGCGTTTTCTGCCTGGACGCCCCTTCTACCAGGGAAATCATCTTATCCAGAAAGGACTCTCCCGGCTCCGCAGCAATCCTTATTTTAAGCCAGTCCGAAACCACGGTCGTGCCGCCGGTAACGGAAGAAAAATCCCCTCCCGATTCGCGGGTGACGGGGGCCGACTCACCGGTTATCGCCGATTCATCCACCGAGGCAATCCCCTCTATCACTTCGCCGTCGTTGGGGATCAGTTCGTTCATCCTCACCATCACCACATCGCCCTTTTTAAGCTCCGAGGCAGAAACATTCCTCTCGGAACCGTCCGGCAGAATGAGGTGGGCGGTGGTGTCCTTCTTTGTCTTTTTAAGCGTTTCCGCCTGGGCCTTACCGCGCCCCTCGGCCACCGATTCCGCAAAGTTGGCAAATAATACGGTGATGAAAAGAATCAGCGTTACGAATACGTTGTAAATTCGGAGCGTTCCCGCGGAAAGTCCTCCGGAATGAGCCACATCCCCGAAGAGGTTGGGCATAAAACACAGTAAAAGCGTTATGAGAAATCCCGTTTCCACCACAAACATGACCGGGTTTTTCATCATATACCTGGGATCCAGCTTTTGAAATGCTCCTGCGACCGAGCTTTTTAATATCTCTTTTGTAATGAATTTTGTAGTCTGCTGTTTTACTTTCGACATCAAATCCTGCCTCCTAATCTAAGTTCCTGTGTATGACAATGTATGAAATTTACATGAGTCCCGGAAACCATATTGTCAGATGCTCCGCAATGGGGCCCAGCGCAAGCGCCGGGAAGAATGTAAGCGCCGCAAATATATACACGATAAATACGAGAATCATTGTAAATACCGCATTATCCGTCCTGAGCGTCCCGACCGTTTCGTTGACTCTGCGTTTTGCAAGGATACTTCCGGCAATTGCAAGCTGCAGGATGATTGCCGGAAATCGGCCAAAATACATCGCAAGCCCTGTCGTAACATTCCAGAAAACGGAATTGTCCGAAAGTCCCTCAAACCCGGAACCGTTATTCGCCGCCGAGGAGCTGTACTCGTAAAGCACCTGGGACAGTCCGTGAAATCCCGGATTGGTGATCCCCGCCAGTCCTCCCGCCGTCGATACGGCCAAAGCCGAAAAACCGAGAATCAGGAGCGGATGGATAATGAGGCAGACCGCCACCAGTTTCATTTCCCTTCCTTCAATCTTCTTACCCAGATATTCCGGCGTGCGTCCTATCATCAGTCCGCAGATAAAGACCGCTAATATCACGTACATCACCATGTTCATCAGGCCCACCCCCTTGCCTCCGAACACACAGTTTAACATCATATGTAACAGGGGCACCAGGCCGCCCAACGGTGTCAGGCTGTCGTGCATATTGTTGACCGTACCGGTGGTAAACGAGGTCGTCGTCGTGGTAAACAGGGCCGACTGGGCTATGCCGAACCGCACCTCTTTTCCCTCGTAGGAGCCGAGGCTCTGATCGAGGCCCACACTTTGAAGCACCGGGTTACCGGCCAGTTCCGCCCTGTAGCAGAGCGTAAGCCCGATGACGAAGATGATTGCCATAGCGGCGAAAACCGTCCTTCCCTGGCTTCCAAAGAAAATCTTTTTCCCATCATTTTTCCGTCTGTCCGCAATCATATTTCCAAAGGCAATGACGCAGGCTCCCGGCAGGATCATCATGGAGTAAAGCTCACAGAGATTGGTGATAATCGTCGGATTTTCGAGCGGCGTCGATGAATTGGCGCCCAGGAAA is part of the [Clostridium] symbiosum genome and encodes:
- the kdpB gene encoding potassium-transporting ATPase subunit KdpB, with the protein product MSKVKQQTTKFITKEILKSSVAGAFQKLDPRYMMKNPVMFVVETGFLITLLLCFMPNLFGDVAHSGGLSAGTLRIYNVFVTLILFITVLFANFAESVAEGRGKAQAETLKKTKKDTTAHLILPDGSERNVSASELKKGDVVMVRMNELIPNDGEVIEGIASVDESAITGESAPVTRESGGDFSSVTGGTTVVSDWLKIRIAAEPGESFLDKMISLVEGASRQKTPNEMALNTLLVGLTIIFLFVIVALYPFAVYSGVHIPVATLIALMVCLIPTTIGGLLSAIGIAGMDRVTRFNVIAMSGKAVEACGDVDTMILDKTGTITFGNRLAADFYPVSGVSKQELMDFSVLASLEDDTPEGKSIVELGRKMGAKTDKNNGEKMNFIEFTAQTKMSGVDLENGVKLRKGAGEAVREFVTDRGGAVPPDLGGIVESISKLGGTPLTVCVDNRIYGVIYLKDTVKPGLVERFARLREIGIKTIMCTGDNPLTAATIAREAGVDGFIAECKPEDKITEIKKEQAQGKIVAMTGDGTNDAPALAQADVGIAMNSGTQAAKEAANMVDLDSDPTKILEVVEIGKQLLITRGSLTTFSIANDIAKYFAIIPAMFQLVIPQMNMLNIMKLTTPYSAILSALIFNAIVIPGLIPIAMRGVKYKPMRSEKMLLKNMGIYGIGGVAVPFIGIKLIDMIVAPLLAILGL
- the kdpA gene encoding potassium-transporting ATPase subunit KdpA, producing MFQIIMTLLLYMALVVPVGIYLYHVATKQRTFADPVFDRVDNLIYRICGLGREEMSWQVYALNLLMTNAVMIAAGYLILRLQGILFLNPNGIDGMEATLSYNTIISFMTNTNLQHYSGESGLSYLSQMAVIVFMMFTSAATGYAACMAFCRGMSGRPMGNFYEDMVRNTTRILIPISFIVGMLLIWQGTPQNFQSNFTVQTLEGKWQDIATGPIAALESIKHVGTNGGGFLGANSSTPLENPTIITNLCELYSMMILPGACVIAFGNMIADRRKNDGKKIFFGSQGRTVFAAMAIIFVIGLTLCYRAELAGNPVLQSVGLDQSLGSYEGKEVRFGIAQSALFTTTTTSFTTGTVNNMHDSLTPLGGLVPLLHMMLNCVFGGKGVGLMNMVMYVILAVFICGLMIGRTPEYLGKKIEGREMKLVAVCLIIHPLLILGFSALAVSTAGGLAGITNPGFHGLSQVLYEYSSSAANNGSGFEGLSDNSVFWNVTTGLAMYFGRFPAIILQLAIAGSILAKRRVNETVGTLRTDNAVFTMILVFIVYIFAALTFFPALALGPIAEHLTIWFPGLM